The region CTGTCAAGACATTATTTCCCCTGCGGCGTGCTGGCGCCGGGCTCCGCCCTGGCTTCCGCCAACGGGATGATGCGTGCAAGGCACCGGGTGTGCCGCGGGCTATCTTGGCTTTACGAGTGGTCACTTGCCGGCCCAGGCACCGGTCAAGCCAGGGGCACACCGCTGATCACCTTGCGGAATCGGGACCAGTCACCCGGGCACAAGAACGCCGCCCAGTTTGATCCGGCATGGGCGGCGTCTTGATGTGGACGACAGAGCAATTGTCTTCTGGCTCGCTCTGCGCAGAATTCAGGCCCTCGCGTATGCCTCCCAACGTTGACGCAAGTTGGGGTCGCGGACGGTCTCCAGCAGGTAACCGGCAAACTCGCGCCCGGTGGCTCCGGTGTCTCTACCGGTGATGACCAACCGCTTCTCGAACTGCCCACAGATGTCCAGGGCCATTTCTAAGCGCTCGGCCTTGTCCGGGTAGCCGATGTGGCGGAGCAACATCGCGCCGGCGCGAATCATACTGCAGGGGTCTGCATACTTGCCTCTGCCCTCTTTGATCATGCGCGGCGCCGAACCGTGGATGGCCTCAAACATGGCGTAGCGCTTGCCGATGTTGGCGCTGCCCGCAGTGCCCACCCCGCCCTGGAACTCCGCCGCCTCATCGGTGAGGATGTCGCCATAGAGATTCTGCAGGACAATGACGCGGAACTGGGTGCGGCGCTTCGGGTCCACCAGCTTGGCGGTCATGATGTCAATGTACCAACCTTCCCAGGAAATCTCGGGGTAGTCTTTGGCCACTTCGCCGGCGACCTCCAGGAACAGTCCGTCGGTGGTCTTGATTACATTCGCCTTGGTGACCACGGTGACGCTGTTGATCTTGTTCTTGTGCGCATAGTCGAACGCCATGCGAATGATGCGCTCTGCCCCCTGGCGCGTGGTGACGGTGAAGTCGAAGGCCAGGTCCTCGGTTACTTGGATACCCTTGCTCCCCAAGATGTAGGCACCCTCGGTGTTCTCACGGAAAAAGATCCAGTCGATTCCCTCCTTGGGGACCTTCACCGGTCGAACATTGGCAAACAGGTCCAGGGCGCGCCGCATCGCCACGTTGGCGCTCTCGATGTTGGGGTAAGGACCTCCCTTCTCTGGCGTAGTGGTCGGGCCCTTGAGGATCACGTGGCACTTCTTAATCTCCTCCAGCACGTCGTCAGGGATCGCTTTCATGTGCTTGACGCGATTCTCGATGGTCAAACCCTCGATGGTTCGGAAGACAACTTTGCCAGACTTGATTTCGTCGGCCAGCATCTCCTCCAGCACCCGCTGTGCCTCAGCCGAGATGATAGGCCCAATCCCGTCGCCGCCGCATACTCCGATGATGATAGGCTTGAGGGTGGAGTAGTCGATCCAGTCCTGGGCCTGCTTCATCTGCTCGACGCGCGCCAGCTGCTCCTCGACAAGCTTGCCAAAATGAGCCTTTGCCCTCTCGATTGCTTCCTGGTTCATCTTTTGTCCTCCACTGCAAAGCCTGGTCGCTGCTCGCCCAATAGCTATTGCTGCCCTCTCGTGTAGTTCAACAAGCCGCCAGCAAGGATGATCGCCCGTTGTCGTTCACTCAACTCGTACACCAGCTCCAGTTCCTCGCCTGTGGCCAGCTTGCGCGCTATGAGCGGCTGCCCTTTCAGCAGACGCATCTTCAGCTCTGGCAATTCTAATTGGTCCCCTTGGGCGAGACGCTCATAGTCCTGTTCGTCCTTGAAGCGCAGCGGCAGGATGCCGAAGTTGATGAGGTTTGCCGTGTGAATGCGCTCCAAGCTCTTGGCGACCACCGCCTTGACCCCAAGGTACATGGGACAAAGTGCGGCATGTTCTCTGGACGAGCCCTGGCCATAGCTCCAGCCGCCGACCACAATGTTGAACACCCCCCTTTCCTTGTTCTTCATGCAGCGCTCCGGGAAGGTGGGGTCGATCGGCTCGAACACGAAGGTTGCGTACTTGGGAACGTTGGAGCGGTACTTGAGGCGCGAGCCAGCAGGCATGATGTGGTCGGTGGTGATTTTGTCGCCCACCTTCAGCGCCACTTCCGCGCGCAGGGCATCCGGCAAGGGTGTGTTGGCGGGCGGGTCACCGATGTTGGGGCCTCGGAGAATCGCCACCTTTTCGGGATGCTCCGCAGGCGGAAGAATAAGGCTATCGTCGATGGTGAATCGCTGCGGCATAGGGATGGCCGGGTAGCGCATTCCCAGATCCCGGGGATCGGTGATCACGCCGGTGAGCGCACAGGCCACGGCAGTCTCCGGACTGACCAGGTAGACGTTTGCCGACTTTGTGCCCGAGCGCCCCTCAAAATTGCGGTTGTTGGTGCGGATGGATACGGCATTGGTCGGAGGAGCTTGGCCGTTGCCAATGCAAAAGCCGCATGTAGCCTCCATGATGCGCGCACCTGCGGCGATGAGGTCGCTCAGCGCGCCGCTGTCGGCAATCATGCGCAGCACCTGCTTGGACCCCGGGGCAACGACAAAGCTAACCTCCGGGTGCACGGTGCGCCCTTTCAGCACTGCGGCCACGGTCAGCAAGTCCTTTACCGAGGAATTCGTGCAGCTGCCGATGCACACCTGGTCAACCTTGGTACCCGCTATGTCTCGGACGCGGCAGACATTGTCGGGGCTGTGCGGCTTGGCAATCATCGGCTCGATGGTGGAAAGGTCCAGTTCGATCACCCGGTCGTATTCGGCGTCCGGGTCGGGGGCAAGCGGCACCCACACTTGTTCGCGGCCCTGCGCCTTCAGGAATTGCCTGGTTACCTCATCGCTGGGGAAAAGCGAGGTCGTCACCCCCAGCTCGGCACCCATGTTGGTGATGGTCGCCCGCTCCGGCACCGATAGGGTCGCAATCCCTGGCCCCCCGTATTCGATCATCCAGCCCACGTTGCCCTTAGTGGTGAGCATCTCCAGTACTTTGAGGATGACATCCTTGGCAGCAACCCAGGGCTGCAAGCGACCGGTGAGCACAATCTTCAGGACCTTGGGATAGGTGAGATAGAAAGCGCCACCACCCATGGCTACCGCCACGTCCAGACCCCCGGCGCCGATGGCCATCATCCCCAAGCCGCCGCCTGTGGGGGTATGGCTGTCAGAGCCGAGCAGCGTCTTGCCCGGCACGCCAAAGCGTTCCAAGTGCACCTGGTGGCAGATGCCATTTCCCGCTTTGGAGAGATAGATCCCGTACTTGGCAGCCACCGACTGCAGGTAGCGATGGTCGTCGGCGTTCTCGAATCCGTCCTGGAGCGTGTTGTGGTCGATGTAGCTCACCGAAAGCTCAGTCCTGACGCGAGGAATCCCCATGGCTTCGAACTGCAGATAGGCCATGGTGCCGGTGGCATCCTGGGTAAGGGTCTGGTCGATGCGGATGGCGACCGGTTCACCAGCCTTCATCTCCCCTTCCACCAGGTGAGCAGCGATGATCTTTTGCACAAGGTTCTGTCCCATGATGGCCCTTCGCCCTCCTTTGCGCAACGAAGAGACACCCCAACAGGCAAAGGGGCTGCCCTCAACGGTATGAAGGCAGCCCCAGTCTGCAGAGCTACGCTGCGCCGACTTGCTTCTTGACCCAATCGGTGCCCACCGACTTGGGACGCTCGATGGGTGCGCCCATGGCGCGGTCGACGATTAGTTGGGCGCACATGCCCAGAGCGCGCGACACGCCAAACAGCACCGTGTAGTAATCGAACTCCTTAAGGCCAAAGTAGTAGAGCAGCGCCCCTGACCCGGCGTCCACGTTGGGCCATGGGTTTTTGGCCTTGCCGTGGGCCTGCAACACCTCCGGCACCACTGCAAACAGCCGGTCGACGATCTGGAACACCTTGTCCTGCGCGCAGACGCGCTTGCCGAAGGCATGGAAAGCGGTGTAGCGCGGATCAGTGGCCCGCAGCACCGCGTGCCCATAGCCAGGGATCACCTTGCCTGAATTCAGCGTGTCCCAGGCAAACTTCTTCAGCTCTTCGTCGCTGGGCACGCCTTTGTACTTCTCCAGGATCTCTAACACGAATTTCAGGCATTCCTGATTGGCCAGCCCGTGCAGAGGTCCGGCCAAGCCGTTCAGCCCCGCAGAAACGGCGTAGTAAGCATCCGAAAGCGCCGAGCCCACCAGGTGGCAGGTGTGGGCGCTCACATTGCCGCTCTCGTGGTCGCTGTGCAGCACCAGGTACAGGCGCATCAAGTTGGCGAACTCCCCGGTGGGGTCATCGAACCCCAGCATGCGCACATAGTTGGCGCTCCAGTCCAGTTTTGGGTCGCCTTTGATGAGCTTGCCATCCTTGAAACGGATGCGGTAGACACCCGCCGCCACCGCCGGCAGCCGTGCCAAGAGGTTGAGCGAGTCCTCCAGCATCGGCTCCCAGTACTCGGTCTTGGTCATGCCCTCGTCGTACCGCTTGCGGAACAGCGACTCGCGTTCCATCACCAGGATGGCCGTGTCGAACATGGCCATGGGGTGCGAATCTTTGGGCATGGCACGCAGCACTGCCCACACATACTCGGGGACCTCCGCACGTTTGGTGAACTCATTGCGCAGGTCCTCCAGCGCCGCCTTGTCCGGCAGCTCTCCGGTGCACAGCAGGTAGAACACCTCCTCGGGTGTCTTGTCGGTGAGCTGGGCGATGGGTATGCCTCTGATAATCAGCCCCTTCTCCGGATCCACCAAAGAGGTGTCGCAGATGAGAGACTTGACGCCGCGCATGCCGCCATACGCCTGGGCCACGGTGACCTCGGAGATGACCTTGTCGCCGTGCGTCTTGACCAGGTTGGCAATGTCTTCTCGCAAACGCGGAATCTGCTCAGCCAGTTTCTGCTTCAAGGTTGCCATGCGCCGCCCTCCTTTTGGTGCGATTCCTCCTGACTTCAACTATCCCTTTGCAGCTGGCCTTGATGCTGAAGCCGCATGGGTACCCTACTCATCGAGCGTAACAGCCAACCACCCCTGTGACGCAGTCAAGGCCCAACGCCTGTCGATTCCATGCAGAATCACCCCTCTCCCGACGCGCGGAATGGGCTCGGCCCAAGTCTCCTCACGGTCTCTACGAAATCGTTGACCATCTGCTGAAACTTCACTGCCTCGGTGGCCAGGACCCACTCCAGGCGCAATCTTCGCGGGTCAACGCCGAACTGCCGCAGCATCGTGCGCAAGAGGGCGAACCGCCGCAGCGCGCGAAAGTTGCCGCCGACGTAGTGGCAATCGCCTGGATGGCAGCCAGCGATCATCACCCCGTCGGCGCCACGGCGCAGCGCCTCCATGACAAATTCCGGTTCCACGCGCGAGCTGCACTCCATGCGCACCACGGCAAAGTTCGGCTGCATAGGCAGCCGGGCCACACCTGCCAGGTCCGCCGCAGCATCGGCACACCAGTCACAGCAAAGCACCACGACTTTGGGTTCAAACGCGCCAGTCACGCCTCTCTCCTCGCCTCAGATTCCGTCCATCAGGCCAGCGCCGCGCCGATGACCGCCATGAGCTGCTCCCGGGTCCGCCCTTGTTGCCCCATGGCGCCGCTGGGACAAGCCGCCACACAGCAGCCGCAGCCGGTGCACATGGCCTGGATGACCTCGGCGCGCTCCTTGTAGCGCCCGTTCTCGCGCACGCGGTTGATACGAATCGCATCGAACTCGCAGGCGCTCTCGCAAATCCGGCAGCCCGTGCAGAGCTCTTCGTCTGGGTGCGCATACACCCCTTGCCAGGACAGTTCGCCGCGTGCCAGCAGTGCCGTCACCCGCGCCGCAAGGGCATGGGCGTGGGTCACCGATTCCCGCAAGGAGCGCGGCGAATGCGCAAGGCCGGCGACAAACACGCCTGCGCGGGCAAAGTCCAACGGCCGGAATTTGCTGTTGACTTCGGCAAAGAACCCATCTTCATCCAAAGGCACGCGCAACACCTTGCTCAGTCTGCCGTTCTTGGCCGCGACCACTCCGGTGGAAAGAACCACGAGGTCCGGGGTAAGCAGCAGCATTTCGTCAATAATCTTGTCCAGCACAAGCACTTCGAGCTTGCCGTTCCGCTGTCTAACCACCGGCTTCTCCGCTAAGTCATAGCGGAGGAAGATCACGCCGGCCTCCCTGGCCTTGGTGTAGTATTCCTCGCTGAAGCCATAGGTCATGATGTCCCGATTCAGCACATAGACCGCCAGCTCTGGATTGGCCGTCTTGA is a window of Calditrichota bacterium DNA encoding:
- a CDS encoding citrate (Si)-synthase, encoding MATLKQKLAEQIPRLREDIANLVKTHGDKVISEVTVAQAYGGMRGVKSLICDTSLVDPEKGLIIRGIPIAQLTDKTPEEVFYLLCTGELPDKAALEDLRNEFTKRAEVPEYVWAVLRAMPKDSHPMAMFDTAILVMERESLFRKRYDEGMTKTEYWEPMLEDSLNLLARLPAVAAGVYRIRFKDGKLIKGDPKLDWSANYVRMLGFDDPTGEFANLMRLYLVLHSDHESGNVSAHTCHLVGSALSDAYYAVSAGLNGLAGPLHGLANQECLKFVLEILEKYKGVPSDEELKKFAWDTLNSGKVIPGYGHAVLRATDPRYTAFHAFGKRVCAQDKVFQIVDRLFAVVPEVLQAHGKAKNPWPNVDAGSGALLYYFGLKEFDYYTVLFGVSRALGMCAQLIVDRAMGAPIERPKSVGTDWVKKQVGAA
- a CDS encoding aconitate hydratase, whose product is MGQNLVQKIIAAHLVEGEMKAGEPVAIRIDQTLTQDATGTMAYLQFEAMGIPRVRTELSVSYIDHNTLQDGFENADDHRYLQSVAAKYGIYLSKAGNGICHQVHLERFGVPGKTLLGSDSHTPTGGGLGMMAIGAGGLDVAVAMGGGAFYLTYPKVLKIVLTGRLQPWVAAKDVILKVLEMLTTKGNVGWMIEYGGPGIATLSVPERATITNMGAELGVTTSLFPSDEVTRQFLKAQGREQVWVPLAPDPDAEYDRVIELDLSTIEPMIAKPHSPDNVCRVRDIAGTKVDQVCIGSCTNSSVKDLLTVAAVLKGRTVHPEVSFVVAPGSKQVLRMIADSGALSDLIAAGARIMEATCGFCIGNGQAPPTNAVSIRTNNRNFEGRSGTKSANVYLVSPETAVACALTGVITDPRDLGMRYPAIPMPQRFTIDDSLILPPAEHPEKVAILRGPNIGDPPANTPLPDALRAEVALKVGDKITTDHIMPAGSRLKYRSNVPKYATFVFEPIDPTFPERCMKNKERGVFNIVVGGWSYGQGSSREHAALCPMYLGVKAVVAKSLERIHTANLINFGILPLRFKDEQDYERLAQGDQLELPELKMRLLKGQPLIARKLATGEELELVYELSERQRAIILAGGLLNYTRGQQ
- a CDS encoding hydrogenase iron-sulfur subunit, encoding MTGAFEPKVVVLCCDWCADAAADLAGVARLPMQPNFAVVRMECSSRVEPEFVMEALRRGADGVMIAGCHPGDCHYVGGNFRALRRFALLRTMLRQFGVDPRRLRLEWVLATEAVKFQQMVNDFVETVRRLGPSPFRASGEG
- a CDS encoding isocitrate/isopropylmalate dehydrogenase family protein, which gives rise to MNQEAIERAKAHFGKLVEEQLARVEQMKQAQDWIDYSTLKPIIIGVCGGDGIGPIISAEAQRVLEEMLADEIKSGKVVFRTIEGLTIENRVKHMKAIPDDVLEEIKKCHVILKGPTTTPEKGGPYPNIESANVAMRRALDLFANVRPVKVPKEGIDWIFFRENTEGAYILGSKGIQVTEDLAFDFTVTTRQGAERIIRMAFDYAHKNKINSVTVVTKANVIKTTDGLFLEVAGEVAKDYPEISWEGWYIDIMTAKLVDPKRRTQFRVIVLQNLYGDILTDEAAEFQGGVGTAGSANIGKRYAMFEAIHGSAPRMIKEGRGKYADPCSMIRAGAMLLRHIGYPDKAERLEMALDICGQFEKRLVITGRDTGATGREFAGYLLETVRDPNLRQRWEAYARA